CATCAAGGTGCACCACACCATCGCCGACGGCCCGGCGGGGGTGGCCCTGTCGGCACCGGGGATGAGCTCATCCCCGCGAGGGCGTGCGCGCCGAACTGTTCGCGGCGGGTCTCGACCTGGCCCACTGGTGGACGGACGACGAGGGCCGTTTCGCGCTCGGCCGCGGCTTGGGGCACGGTGGAGTCACGCGCCCGACACCTGTGACGCTGCCGTCACCGCGGAGAGGAGCCCCGCATGTCGAACCACACCTACCGGGTAACGGAGATCGTCGGCACCTCGCCCGAGGGCGTCGACCAGGCCGTCCGCAACGGCATCAGCCGCGCCTCGCAGACCCTGCGGCACCTGGACTGGTTCGAGGTGACCCAGGTGCGGGGCCAGATCGAGAACGGCGAGATCGCGCACTGGCAGGTCGGCATGAAGGTCGGCTTCCGCCTGGAGGACACGGAGTGACCGTCCCGTCCTGAGGCCCCGGCGCCCGCCGGGGCCTCTCAGGTCAGCCGGGGGCCGTGCCGGGACCGTCGGAGCCGTGCCAGGATCGGCCGAGGCCGTGTCAGGTCCACCGGGGGCTGGCCGTGCCGGATCCACCGGGGCCTCAGGTCCGCCCCTCGCGCTCCTGTGCCACCTTCAGCGCGGCGGACTGGGCCGTCCAGCGCGCCCGTACGACGGTGAATCCCGCCCGTTCGGCGTCCTCGCACACCAGCTCGTCGTCGTCCACGAGGACGCGGATCTCGCGGGTGCGGGCGAGCCGGCGGAGGATCTCCAGCTTGGTGCGCCGGGCGGGCCTGCGGTCGTCGTCGCGCCGCATGTACACACACCCCTCGGGCAGCCCCTGGGCGGCGACCCAGTCGAGCGTGTCGCGGCGGCAGCGCTCGGGCCGCCCGGTGAGGTAGACGATCTCGCACTCCTCGGCGCTCCGCCGCGCCAGTGCGATGCCCTCGGCGATCGGCGGATCCTGCGTCGCGGCGGCGAAGAAGGCGTCCCAGTCACGCGGTTTGCGCTCCAGGAACCCCTGCCGGTGGGCCGTATCGGCCAGGGTGTTGTCCAGGTCGAACACGGCGAGCGGTCGCTTGCTGTCGGTCACACCGCCCACCCTAGGCCCGACCGGGCCCAAGAGGTCACGGGCCGACTGGCGTCTCGGACCCGGCGCGAATGAGACAGCCCGGCCGAAGGCACGGCCTGCGCTCTTCCTCCCGCGACCTCTCTTCCGCAGGTTGCACGATGCCGCGGGTGCACCGAGGAGGCGCGAATGCGCCATGAGTTCACCCCAATTCGCCTTTGCTGTTGATAGCTCAAGGACCCCGCTGACATACTCCGCTTCCGGCCCCGTCATCACCATTGACGAGGTTTCAGGGGATCACACACCGAGCCCCGCAGAGATCAAGGCGAATCCGAACAGCAGGGATTTCGGATTCACGAACCCCCCACACAACCCGCACCCCACCGCCCCGTCCGGTGCGCCTTCACCACCCCCAGGAGCTGGACGGCCGACGGTCCAGCAGCGGTCGGGTGGGGGACATGCAACAGAAATGAAGGTGCATCTGTGCCCGAATACTCGCCGTGGCCCGACAACTCATTCACATATCAGACCCCTCACGCCGAACCCGTGAATTCACGACGTATATCGGACGATCCCGAATTCCACTCACTTCGCCGCGCCCAGCGTCGGTTCGGGACCCGGGCCACGGTCCTGTCCGTCGGCGTATTCCTGCTGTACGTGCTGCTGTCGAGTTTCGCGCCCGGAGTGATGAACCAGCCCCTGCTCGGCCGTCTCACGCTCGGACTCGCCCTCGGCCTCGGGCAGTTCGCCGTGATGGGCGTGACCGCGTGGTACTACGTCCGGCACATGCGCACCAAGGTCGACCCGCTCGCCCACCGCCTGCGGGCGCAGCGTCAGCGCAACGAGACGCCACGTCCCGATACGGTCCCGCAGTCCCCCTACAACAGCGCGAGGGGGTTCCGCACGTGGTGACCCTGTCCGCCAACATCGACGACCGCAGTCTGCAGCTGACGTTCGTGCTGTTCCTTTCCGTGGTCGTGATCACGCTGTTCACGGCCCTGCTGACAGCCCCTCAGCGCGACGAGATCAGCGAGTTCTACCTCGGCAACCGCACCATGTCGCCGTTGCGCAACGGCCTCGCCATGTGCGGCGACTACCTCTCCGCCGCCACCCTGCTGGGCAGTACGGGGCTGGTGGCCCTGACCGGGTACGACGGGCTGATGTACCTCGGTGGCACCACCGTCGCCTGGATGATGGTGATGCTGCTGATCGCCGAACCCCTCCACCGGACGGGGAAGTTCACGCTGGGCGACACGGTGGCCCTGCGCCTGCCCCGGCAGCAGCGTGCGGTGCGGGTCGCGCTGGCCGTGTGCATCCTGGCCATCACCACGCTCTACCTGGTGGCCCAACTCGTCGGCAGCGTCACTCTGCTGACGCAGTTCACCGGCGAACCGAGTGCCACCACACGCACGTTGTGCGTGGTCGTGATCGGCACCTTCGTCATCCTGTACGCCTCCCTCGGCGGCATGCCCGGCGCCACGGTCATCCAGATCATCAAGGCCGTGATGCTGGTGGCGGGAGTCCTGTTCACCGCGGGCTGGGTGCTCCACCACTACGACTGGAACCCCAACGCCCTGCTCAACGCGGCCGCCAACCACAGCGGAAACGGCCTGCAGTTCCTCGAACCCGGGCTGCGCTACGGCGGCAGCACCACCAACAAGCTGGACTTCTTCAGCCTCGAACTGGCCATCGTGCTCGGGCTCGCCGCGCTCCCCCACGTACTGATGCGGCTGCTCGCCCCGCGGGAGGGCAGTGTGCTGCGCTCCTCCGTCCTGTGGGCCGTGGGCCTGGTCGGCGCGGTCTGCTTCGCGGCCGGCATCGTCGGTCTCGGCGCCACCGCCGTCGTCGGCCAGGACACCATCGAGAGCACGGACCACAGCGGCAACGCCGCCATCCTGCTCCTCGCCCAGGAGCTGGGCGGCAGTGTCCTCACCGCGCTGCTGACCTGTCTGGCGTACGTGACGCTGCTCGCCGTGGCGGTCGGCCTCACCCTGGCCGCGGCCTCCTCCCTCGCCCACGATCTGTACGCCGAGGTGATCCGCAAGGGCCGGGCGAGCCAGACGGAGGAGCTGACCGTCGCCCGGCTGTCCGGCGTCGTCATCGGCGTGCTCGGCATGCTGCTGGCCCTCGTCGCCTGGGGGGCCAACACCGCGACGCTGGCCTTCCTCGCCTTCGCCATCGCGGCGTCCGCGATCCTGCCGACGATCGTGTACACCCTGTTCTGGCGTCGCTTCACGGCTCAGGGCGCGCTGCTCAGCCTCTACGGCGGCCTGATCTGCTCCGTCGTCCTCGTCGTGTTCTCCCCGGTGGTCTCCTCCACCCCGGCCTCGATCTACCCGGAGGCCGACTTCGCCTGGTTCCCCCTGCAGAACCCGGGGATCGTCTCCATCCCGGCCGGTTTCCTCCTCGGCTGGCTCGGCACCGTGCTGAACTCCCGCCAGGAGAACGCCGTGCAGGAGAGCGCCACCTACGCGGAGTTCGAGGAACGGATGCTCGTGGGGGCCGCAACGGAGGAGTGAGGCACCCCCGGGGAGTCGGCGTGCGCCCGCCGACTCCCCGGACCGACTCCCCGGAATTGTTAATGGGATCCATTTTCAGGTAGCGTCCTCGATGCTCACCCATCGAGGAGGAACGCCATGGCCGTCCCCAAGCGGAAGATGTCCCGCAGCAACACCCGTCACCGCCGCGCGCAGTGGAAAGCCGCCACGCCCACGCTCGTACCCGTCACGATCGACGGCGTGCGTCACCTCGTACCGCAGAACCTGGTCAAGGCGTACGAGCGCGGGCTGCTGCGGCCCGAGGGCTGAGCGGATGACGTACGACCGACTGCCCGTCACCGTGCTCTCCGGGTTCCTGGGAGCGGGCAAGACGACGCTGCTCAATCATGTGCTCGCCAATCGCGAGGGCTTGCGCGTCGCCGTCATCGTCAACGACATGAGCGAGGTCAACATCGACGCGGCGCTGGTCCGCGGCGGTGAGGCGGCCCTGTCCCGGACCGAGGAGCGCCTGGTCGAGATGACCAACGGGTGCATCTGCTGCACCCTGCGCGACGATCTGCTGGAAGAGGTCGACCGGTTGGCCCGCGAGGGCCGCTTCGACCACCTGCTCATCGAGTCGTCCGGTATCTCCGAGCCGATGCCGGTGGCCGCCACCTTCGCCTTCGCCCGCGACGACGGCGCCACCCTCGACGACATCGCCCGCCTGGACACGATGGTCACGGTCGTCGACGCCGCCAACTTCCTCACGGAACTGGACAGCGGCGACGAGCTGACCGAGCGCGGCCTGGACCAGTACGAGGACGACGAGCGCACGGTCAGCGATCTGCTCGTCGACCAGATCGAGTTCGCCGACGTCCTGGTGCTCAACAAGCTCGACCTGGTCGACGAGGAGGCGGCCGCCCGCCTGCGCGCGACGCTCGGCCGCCTCAACCCCGTCGCCCGTATCGTCCAGGCCGTCCACGGGACGGTTGATCTCCGGGACGTGCTCGGCACCGGACTGTTCGACCTGGAGCGTGCCCAGCAGGCCCCGGGCTGGGTGCGGGAGCTCAACGGCGACCACGTCCCGGAGACCGAGGAGTACGGAGTCTCCTCCACCGTCTTCCGCTCCCATCTCCCCTTCCACCCGGGCCGGTTGTGGGCCTTCGTCACCGAGGAACTGGACGGCGGCAGGTACGGTCGGATCCTGCGGTCGAAGGGGTTCTTCGCCCTGGCCAGCCGTCCGAACGTGACGGGACTGTGGTCGCAGGCCGGTTCCGTGGCCCGCTTCGAGCCGTCCGCCGCCCGTGACCTCGACGCCCCGTACGCACAGGAACTGGTCTTCATCGGCACGCAGTTGGACGCGGAGGCCCTCAAGGCCGCGCTCACCGGCTGCCTCATGCGCCCGAACGAAACCGCCCCCGCGGCCGACCCGTTCCCCGCCTGGGACACCTACGGCATCGACGAGACCTGCGAGCACGAGCACGCCGCGGAGGTCTCCGGGGTGTAGAAGTGGCCGCGCACCCTGTGCAGCCACGCTTCGACCGCCGCCTCGTCGGGCTGGTCCGGCAGCACGGTACGGGTCTCGTCGAAGGCGGCCTCGTAGTGCCTGAGCAGCGGCAGCGCGGCCGAGGGGTCGGCGGCGACGCGTTCGCCGAAGGCGTGGTACTCCTCGGGGTTCTCGACCCGGATCTCCAATTGCCCGGTGGCGTACAGCTGAAGGCCCTGGTGACACAGCCGCTTCAGGTGCCGGGCGTGCTTCGCGGTGCGCTTGCGGGTGTCCGCGGAGAACGAGCCGTCGCCGCGGGCTTCCAGGCGCCGGAACTGCTGGGTGGCGTAGCCGAGGTAGGCGTCCCGCACACGCGGGGCGGACAGGAACGCCGTACGGATGCCGATCAGCTCCTCGCCCAGCGGTGTGCGCACCTCGTACAGATCGGCCGGCAGCCACACCAGCTCCATGGCGGTGGGGTTGCCGCCGAGGGCGAGGCGGCACCACTTCGCGGCCTCGTGCAGGGTGCGGTCCGGCGCCCTGGTCACGTGGGACTCCTTGGGGCCGTGCAGTCCGTGCAAGTCGGCGGTGGGCGCGGCGAACAGACCGAGGCGGTCGATGTCGGAGCCCGCGTGGGCGAGTCCGTACGCGGTCGAGCCGACGATGCCGGACAGCAGGAGGTTCGGGACGATCACAGTCGGCCGCCTTTCCGGTGCGGGACGAATCTTTCCGGTGGGGACGCTCGGCGGCCGCCGTGCAGCGGGCTCCATTGTCGGCGACGTGCGGGATCGCGGTCACGCGGTTTTCCCGGCGGCGGTCGGCGGTCGGCGGTCGGCGGTCGGCGGTCGGCGGTCGGCGGTCGGCGGTCGGCGGGGAATGTCACCGCCCGCCAGGCGTTGAACCTCATGTGAATTCCGTGATCGCCGCCACCCGCTTCTCCGTCCTCGACCGTTCCCGCACCCGCGAGGGCCGAACGAACGCCGAGGCGCTGCGCGACACCGTGCGGCTGGCACAGGAGCTGGAGGGGCTCGGGTACCACCGGTTCTGGGTGTCGGAGCACCACGGCGTGCCCGGGGTCGCCGGTTCCGCGCCGACCGTGCTGGCCGCCGCCGTGGCCGCGGCGACACGGACGATCCGGGTCGGCACCGGCGGCGTGATGCTGCCCAACCACCAACCTCTGATCGTGGCCGAGCAGTTCGGAGTGCTGGAGTCCCTCTTCCCCGGGCGGATCGACATGGGGCTGGGCCGGTCGGTGGGTTTCACGGACGGGGTGCGCAAGGCCCTGGGACGCGACAAGGGCGACGCCGGGGACTTCGCGGCGCAGCTCGACGAACTCCTCGGCTGGTTCCGGGGAACGTCCCCGACCGGCGTGCACGCGCGTCCCGCCGAGGGCCTGACGGTGCCGCCGTTCGTGCTGGCCATGGGCGAGGGTGCCGCCATCGCGGCCCGGGCGGGCCTGCCGATGGTCATCGGGGACCTCAGGAGCCGGGAGAAGATGCAGCGCGGCATCGACCACTACCGCGCACACTTCCGCCCCTCCCCCTGGGCACGCGAGCCGTACGTCGTCATCTCCGGCACGGTCACGGTGGCCGCCACGCCCGAGGACGCCCGGCGGCTGCTGATCCCGGAGGCCTGGTCCATGGCGTACTCGCGCACCCACGGCACCTTCCCGCCCCTGCCGCCCGCCGAGCGCGTCGAGGCCCTGCCGATGACCGGCAAGGAGCGCGGCTTGTACGAGTCCGGACTCGCCGGGCACATCGCCGGCACCGAGGAGCAGGTCGCCCACGAGCTGGAGACCCTGCTGAAGGAGACGGGAGCACAGGAACTCCTCGTCACCACCAGCACCTACGACCGCGAGGCCCTGCTGGACTCCTACCGGCGGCTCGCGGGGGTCTTCGCCGCCTAGGGCCTGCTGCGAAAGTGGCGCCCGCCGCTCACGAACGACGTGGCGGCCGCATGACGGTCATGAGCAAGCGCCGTGGCTGGTGAATGACCAGGTGCTTGCCGGCCCTCGGGTCACTGCGGCCGGTGGTTGCCAGGTCCCACGAAGACACGATCACGGAGAGGGCGACGGCTGTCTCGGTCAACGCGAAACCCTCGCCGATGCATTTGTGCACTCCCGCTCCGAACGGCATGAACGCGTCGCGTGGCACGTCCGCCCTGGTCCACCGGTCAGGGTCGCAAACGTGTGGGCGGGGGTAGAGCCGCGAGTCGGTGTGCATGGCCAACGGACTGAAGAGGATCTCGGCTCCGGCGGCCATCTGCACGCCGCCGTGCTGGAACGGGCGCCTGGCCCGGCGGGTGAGCACCCAGGTCGGGGTGTGCAGACGGAGGTTCTCCTTGAGTACGTCGTGCAGGTACGGCGCCCTTTCCCGCGTCGCAGCCGCGTCGCTCCCGGCCGCGCCGATCTCCCGCCGTAGGCGGGAGCGGACCTCGGGATGCCTGTCCAGTTCGTGCAGGAGCCAGGTCAGGGAGGTGCTGGTGGTCTCGCCCCCCGCGAGGAGCATGGTCACCGCTTCGTCCCGGACCCGGTCGTCCGGCAGTACGGGACGGCCACCGGGTGCGGAGCCGCACAGCAGTGGCAGCAGGCCGCCTTCGCCCGCGCCGCCCGCTCCCGCGTCCTGGGCGTGTGGGGCGTACGGCGCGTGGGCGTTCCGGTAGGAGGCGATGATCTCGTGGAGCGCTCCACGCAGTTCTTGTGCGGCTCGCTCGAAGCGCACGCTGCCAGGCGTCGGTAGCCGCCCGACCAGGCCGTCGGGGCGCAGGAGCCGGGGGATGAACCCGCGCAGCAGAATGGGCAAGGCGTGGTTGACACGCGCGATGGTCCGGTCGGACGGTTCGGCCGGGAACAGTGCGCGCAGGACGACCCTGGTGGCCAGCGTCCGGGTCAACGTCACCACGTCCACCACTTGGCCCGGCCGCCACGCCGCGCACATCGCAGCGGTCTCCGCCTCGGTCACCCTGGCCCAGGAAGCGGCGAATTGATGGTGAAAGGCGGGCTGCAGCAGCCGGCGCTGCCGCCGGTGGTCGTCCCCGTCGGAGGCGAACAGTCCCCGTCCCAGCACGGGCCGGGCGCGTTGGAGCAGCCTGCCCTTGTCGAAGCCGTCCGCCTCCGTGACCAGAACGCGGTGCGCCAGTGCCGGCGCGTTGAGCACGTGCACGGGCAGGGTGCCCGCGCGAATAAGGGTCCGTCGTATCGAAGTGCACGTCGAGACCGGCAACATTGCGGCGCGTCGCTGTACCGAGCAACTGGGATTCACCCATGAGGGAACTGTGCGGGGCGCTATGTGGCGCGGTGGAAAATGGCGCGATGTGGAACTTTACTCTGTCCTGCGCACCGATTTGTCGGCGCAGACGGAGACAGGCGTCTGATTTGGTGGGCGCTGCCGGGACCTGGGCCTTCCCGGCGGATCCTGCCGAAGACACCGGGCGTGTACGCCCATCCGTGTCCGTCCTGGGCGACCAGCGCGGCGTGGGTCCAGTCCAGCTCGGCCGCCGCCCCCGGCTGCGCGGCTCGGGCGAGTGTGCGGCGGTCGGGGTGGCGGCCCGGCGGGATGACGTCCCGGACTTCGACCTCGGCCACCAGTCCGCGTGCCGAGACGACGCGCCACACCGAGGCGAGCAGGGAGTCCTCGCCGACGAAGGCGGGCGCCGTGCTGGCCCCTCCCCGGGCGAGCCGGTAGCGGATGTGCACCGGCTGCACGGGGACTGAGGCGTCGAGCGCGGCCTGGAAGACGGCCCGGCGGAAGTGCCCCTGGGCGCGGCCGCACCAGGTGCTGCCCTCCGGGAAGACCGCGACCGCCTGCCCGGACCGCAGGGCGTCCGCGATCCGGGCGACCGTGCCGGGCAGTGCGCGCAGCCGGTCCCGGTCGATGAACAGGACCCCGCCCCGCGCGGCCACAGGGCCCGCCACAGGCCACCGCCGGATCTCGGCCTTGGCGAGCATCCGGGCCGGGCGGACGGCGGCGAGCAGCGGGATGTCCAACCAGGAGATGTGGTTGGCGACCAGCAGCAGCCCGCCGGCGGGCGCGGTGGCGCCGGTGATACGGACCTGGACCCCTGCGGCCCGTACGATCCACCGGCACCACCGCTGCACAGGCCCGGCGGGGATCCTCCCGCCGAGCGGCGTCAGCACGACCCCGGCGAGCACCAGGGCCGCGACCGCCGCCATCCGGAGCACGGCACGCGGTAGGGCCGTGGCGGATGCCCTCGCCTCCACGCACGCCCCGGGGGTGCAGGGCGCACTGGGCAGCCAGACGCTCATCAGGCCGGGACGAGGGAGAGGAAGTGCCGCAGATAGCGCGGGTTGACCCGGCGCATCGACAGCAGCACGTACAGGTCGGCGACCCCGAAGTCCGGGTCGTGGGCGGGCTCCGCGCAGACCCAGGCGCCGAGGCGGAGGTAGCCCCGCAGCAGCGCCGGGAGTTCGGTGCGGGCGGCGGGTGTGTCGTCGTTCGGCACCCACGGCAGCAGCGGCCGTACGCGGAACTCCTCGGGGGCCAGGTGCTTGGCCCGCACGCGGTCCCAGGTGGCTGTCGCGAGGGTGCCGCCGTCGGCCAGCGGGATCGAGCAGCAGCCGGCGAGCCACTCGTGACCGCCGTCCACCATGTAGCGGGCGATGCCGGCCCAGATGAGGCTGATGACCGCGCCGTCCCGGTGGTCGGGGTGGACGCAGGAGCGGCCGACCTCGACGAGTCCCGGCCGGATCGGGTCGAGCGGGGCGAGGTCGAACTCGCCCTCCGAGTACAGGCGTCCGGCGACGGCGGCCCGCTCGGGCGGCAGCAGCCGGTACGTCCCGACGACCTGGCCGGTCACGGTGTCGCGCACGAGCAGGTGGTCGCAGTACGCGTCGAAGGGGTCGACGTCCAGCCCGGGCTGCGGGGTGGACAGCAGGGCGCCCATCTCCCCGGCGAAGACCTCGTGCCGCAGCCGCTGCGCGGCACGCACGTCGGCTTCGGTGCGGGCGAGGGTGACGGTGTAGCGGGTGGGTGCGGTCGACTGCGGGGGACGGTCGAGCGTGGAAACGCCGGTCATGGCTCTCTCCAGGTCACGGGCCGAGGGCGGCGAGCGGTGCCGCCCGCCACAGTTCTTCCGATGCCGGCTGACCGGCGCGTGACCCACGAAGAGAGACACGGTGTGGGGTTGTTGAATGCCAGGGGTGCCTGGCGGGGCCGGGTTGAGCACCACGTCCGGCCCCGCCCGTCCGCACCTTGTCGGCGAACGTTCTGTGAGCTGGGGGGTCTAGCGCCCGGCCACCTTGCGGGTCGCGCGCAGCCACTCCTTGTTCATGCTCGTGATGGACACCAGCGGGATGCCCTTGGGGCATGCCGTGGCACACTCCCCGGTGAGGGTGCAGCCGCCGAACCCCTCCTCGTCCATCTGCCCGACCATGTCCAGCACACGGGTCTCGCGCTCGGGCGCGCCCTGCGGCAGGACGTTCAGGTGGTTGATCTTGGCGGAGGTGAACAGCATCGCCGCCCCGTTGGGACAGGCGGCCACACACGCCCCGCACCCGATGCACTCCGCGTGCTCGAAGGCGAAGTCGGCGTCCGGCTTGGGCACCGGCGTGGCGTGCGCCTCCGGCGCGGAACCGGTGGGCGCGGTGATGTACCCGCCGGCCTGGATGATCCGGTCGAACGCCGACCGGTCCACCACCAGGTCCTTGATCACCGGGAACGCGGACGCCCGCCACGGCTCGATGTCGATCGTGTCGCCGTCCTTGAAGGACCGCATGTGCAGCTGGCAGGTCGTGGTCCGCTCGGGCCCGTGCGCGTCGCCGTTGATGACGAGCGAACACGCGCCGCAGATGCCCTCGCGGCAGTCGTGGTCGAAGGCGACCGGGTCCTCGCCCTTGAGGGTGAGCTCCTCGTTGAGGGTGTCCAGCATCTCCAGGAAGGACATGTCGGAGGAGATCCCGTCCACCTCGTACGTGGACATGGCGCCGTCGGCGTCGGCGTTCTTCTGCCGCCAGACGCGCAGGGTGAGCTTCATGCGTAGCTCCGCTGAGTGGGGTGGACGTACTCGAAGACCAGGTCTTCCTTGTGCAGGATCGGAGCGTCGCCGGTGCCCGTGAACTGCCAGGCGGCCGCGTACGCGAACTCCTCGTCCCTGCGGGCGGCCTCGCCGTCGGGAGTCTGGGACTCCTCACGGAAGTGGCCGCCGCAGGACTCGCTACGGTGCAGCGCGTCGAGGCACATCAGCTCGGCGAGCTCCAGGTAGTCGACGACGCGGTTGGCCTTCTCCAGCGACTGGTTGAACTCCTCGCCGGTACCCGGCACCTTGATCCGCCGCCAGAACTCCTCGCGGATCTGCGGGATGCGCTCCAGCGCCTTGCGCAGTCCGCTGTCGGTGCGGGCCATGCCGCAGAACTCCCACATGAGTTCGCCGACTTCACGGTGGAAGGAGTCGGGGGTGCGGTCGCCGTCGACGGCCAGCAGTAGGTTCAGCCGGTCCTCGGTCTCGGCCAGCACCTCCTGTACGACGGGGTGTTGGGTGTCGACCGTGTCGTGGTGGGGGTTGCGGGCGAGGTAGTCGTTGATGGTGGCCGGCAGTACGAAGTAGCCGTCGGCCAGGCCCTGCATCAGCGCGGAGGCGCCGAGCCGGTTCGCGCCGTGGTCGGAGAAGTTGGCCTCGCCGATCGCGAACAGGCCGGGGACGGTGGTCTGGAGGTCGTAGTCGACCCAGAGGCCGCCCATCGTGTAGTGCACCGCCGGGTAGATCCGCATCGGCACCTCGTACGGATCCTCGTCGGTGATCCGCTGGTACATGTCGAAGAGGTTGCCGTACTTGGCTTCGACCGCCTTGCGGCCCATGCGCTTGATGGCGTCCGCGAAGTCGAGGTAGACGCCCTGTCCGCCGGGACCGACGCCCCTGCCCTCGTCGCAGACGTTCTTCGCGGCGCGGGAGGCGATGTCACGCGGGACGAGGTTGCCGAAGGAGGGGTAGATGCGCTCCAGGTAGTAGTCGCGCTCATCCTCGGGGATCTTGTTCGGCGGGCGGTCGTCGCCCTTGGCCTTGGGCACCCAGATCCGGCCGTCGTTGCGCAGCGACTCGCTCATCAGGGTGAGCTTGGACTGGTGCTCGCCGGTGCGCGGGATGCAGGTGGGGTGGATCTGGGTGAAGCAGGGGTTGGCGAAGTAGGCGCCGCGCCGGTGCGCCCGCCAGATCGCGGTCGCGTTGGAGTTCATGGCGTTCGTCGACAGGTAGA
The nucleotide sequence above comes from Streptomyces sp. NL15-2K. Encoded proteins:
- a CDS encoding fumarate reductase/succinate dehydrogenase flavoprotein subunit yields the protein MTSSTEYTDYATGEPVADSKAPTGPINERWDKRRFEAKLVNPANRRKHTVIVVGTGLAGGSAGATLAEQGYHVVQFCYQDSPRRAHSIAAQGGVNAAKNYRNDGDSIHRLFYDTVKGGDFRARESNVHRLAQISVEIIDQCVAQGVPFAREYGGLLDTRSFGGVQVSRTFYARGQTGQQLLLGAYQALSRQIAAGNVEMHPRTEMLDLIVVDGRARGIVARDLVTGRIDTYFADAVVLASGGYGNVFYLSTNAMNSNATAIWRAHRRGAYFANPCFTQIHPTCIPRTGEHQSKLTLMSESLRNDGRIWVPKAKGDDRPPNKIPEDERDYYLERIYPSFGNLVPRDIASRAAKNVCDEGRGVGPGGQGVYLDFADAIKRMGRKAVEAKYGNLFDMYQRITDEDPYEVPMRIYPAVHYTMGGLWVDYDLQTTVPGLFAIGEANFSDHGANRLGASALMQGLADGYFVLPATINDYLARNPHHDTVDTQHPVVQEVLAETEDRLNLLLAVDGDRTPDSFHREVGELMWEFCGMARTDSGLRKALERIPQIREEFWRRIKVPGTGEEFNQSLEKANRVVDYLELAELMCLDALHRSESCGGHFREESQTPDGEAARRDEEFAYAAAWQFTGTGDAPILHKEDLVFEYVHPTQRSYA